Genomic window (bacterium):
CGGGGCTTGTGGACACCGGGCCGGGGGGCATGATTGACGCGCTGCCTCCGGACCGGCGCGCGCTCGTGCTCGAAAGCATTCCGCTTGGGCGCGCGGCCTCGCCGGACGAAATCGCGGGCGTCATTTCGTTCCTTTCGGGCGCGGACGCGGGATATATTACGGGGCAGGTTTTTCTCGTTGACGGCGGATTGCGAATGTAGGTAAAAACGCCGTGTCGTTTCCGAAAGGATTGTCATGTATACGGGTAGGGAAGCCGAAATTTTCGATCGCGTGGCGAAAGTGGCCTGCGAGAAAATCGAACGAAAAGAGGGTCGCCTGACGCCGGACCGGATTCGTCCGGAGAGCGATTTCATCAAGGACCTCGGCGCCGACTCGCTGGCGGTCGTCGAGATGATCATGGGCATCGAGGATGAATTCGGGCTCGAGGAAATCCCGGAGTCGGATGTCGAAAACATCCGCACGGTCGCGGACGTCGTCGAGTACCTGTCCCGCAATCTGAAGCCGTGATGGCGGGCCTGAAAAATTCCTCGCGGAGGACGTGACGCCATGGCGCGAAGTTTGTCGGAACGCATCATCGGTCTCATCGCCGACCACATGGAAACCGATCCCGACGAGATCGACGAAGCGACGTTCTTGTCCGACGACCTGGGCGCCGATCCGTACGTGCTCGAGGAAATCGCCAATTTGATGGCCGACGAATTCGAAATCGAGATCACCGAGGACGACTACGAGTCCTGGGAGACCGTCGGAGACGTCGTCCAGCTCGTCGCCGAGAAGCTCGAAGAAAACGAAGAGGAATGAGCCGCCGGCGCGCCGGGAAAAAGATCAAGAACGATCTCATCTTCCTGGGCGCGCGTTTTCTATTTTGGCTTGGCCGCGCCGTTCCGCTTTCCGCCGGAATGGCGTTCGGGCGATTCGCCGGCCGCGCCGCCTGGCGCGTCGTGCGCGGCGATCGCCGCCGCGCGCTTGCGCATCTTTCGATCGCCTTCCCCGGCTCCGATCCCGCGTGGCGTGACGCCGTCGGCCGGCGCTCGTTTGAAAACCTTGGCCAGAGCCTGTTTGAGCTTTTCCATCTGGACGAAATCCTGTCGCCGGCGGGGAAATACGCGGGTTACGTCGAGGTTGAGGGCGACGAATATATCCGCGAAACCCTCGCCAGGGGCCAGGGTGCCATCGCGGTCACCGGTCATATCGGAAATTGGGAGCTGTTCGCGGCGGCGCTCGCGGCGCACGGCATCGCGTTGCGCCCGGTCGTGCGTCGATTGTACGACGAACGCATCGACACGTTGCTCAACGACCACCGGCGGAAATACGGGTATTCCACCTTTTTCCGCGACGACGACGACGTGGGGCAGGGAATTCTCGACGTCCTGCGGCAAAATCTCGTGCCGACGATCCTTATCGATCAGGACACCCGGGTGCGCGGCGCGTGGGTGCCGTTTCTCGGCGTCCCGGCGCACACGCCCACCGGCGCCGCGTTTCTCGCGCTGCATCACGGCATCGACATCCACACCGGCACGATCCACCGCCGGCCCGACGGCGGGCACACGATCGTACTTTCGCCGCCGTTTTCGCGCCCGGATACGGGCGACGTCGCCGCGGACGTGACCGCCCTGACGGCGGCGCTCAGCGATCGACTTTCCGACGCCATCCGCGCGCATCCCGACGAATGGGTCTGGATGCATCGCCGCTGGAAAAAGCGTCCGCCCGGCGAGCCCGCGTGGCTAAATCCCGAGCGCCGCGCGCACGTGCCCGGCCGGCGGGAACGCTTCGGTCACGCCATCGCCTCCGCGCTCGCCGCGCGCGGGCTTTTCGGTGCGGGAACCGCGGCGCGTATCGCGCGTCTGGCGCGCCTGGCGACGCCGCGCCGCCGCGCCGCCGTCCGGCGCAATCTGGTCGAGTTGATGGGCCATCGCCTCGGTCGGTTTGAGGTCACCGGAATCGAACGCGAGGTCTTCGCGTCCGCCGGCCGAACGCTCGGCGAGCTTGTCGAAGCCGCATATGCGTCGGAGGCCGAACTGGCGCGACGCGTGGCGTTTCGGGGCGCGGGGCCGATCGTCGACGCGCTGCAAAAGGAGAGGGGCGCGACGCTGTATGTCGCGCGGTGGGGCGCCTGGCCACTGGCCATCGCGGCGCTCTCCCGCACGGGCGTGCCCGTCGAAATGGCGGATGAATTCGACGGTGCGCCGCGCGCCGCGTGGATCCGCCGCCTGCTCGAAAAGCACGGCGTGGCATT
Coding sequences:
- a CDS encoding acyl carrier protein, coding for MARSLSERIIGLIADHMETDPDEIDEATFLSDDLGADPYVLEEIANLMADEFEIEITEDDYESWETVGDVVQLVAEKLEENEEE
- the acpP gene encoding acyl carrier protein; protein product: MYTGREAEIFDRVAKVACEKIERKEGRLTPDRIRPESDFIKDLGADSLAVVEMIMGIEDEFGLEEIPESDVENIRTVADVVEYLSRNLKP